CGCTGCAGGATCGCCGGCGCATTGGGACCCTGCAGCGCCAGCAGCGCGGTGCGCGCACTGATGTCCTCGAGCGTGGCGTCGAAGGTCAGCAGCCGCGGCTCGATGTGCGCCCAGTCCTTCGCGATGTTCGAGGCGTTCACCACCAGCATGATGTGCGACGCGAACCGGTAGACGAGGCAGTCGTCCTCGATCGTGCCACGCTCGTTGCAGAACGTCGAGTAGTGCGCCTGGCCCACGGCCAGCTTCTCGACGTCGTTCGTGGTGACGTAGTTGACGAAATCCACCGCGCCGGGCCCCCGCACGATGAACTCCCCCATGTGACTCACGTCGAACAGCCCGCACGCCTTCCGCACCGCATGGTGCTCGGCCGTGATCCCGCCCGGGTACTGCACCGGCATCTCGAAGCCGGCGAACGGGACGATCTTCGCGCCAAGCGCGACGTGGGTGTCGTACAGCGCGGTGCGCTGCAGCGTTTCAGGGGCAGACATGGCGTGAAGGCAGGGGTGAGTGCCGAAGTGGCAGCCCGGGAAAGCTACATCCAGGGCTGCCATCCGGCAGTCAGGTTCCTGCGCGTGTGCCGCGCGCGCCCTGGGGACAAAGCGCGAGACGGGTCGGGCGTGCCGTGTCCGGTCGCGCCCCGCCCGACGGTCCTGTCAGCGGGCCTGCAGCGCCGCCACGGCGGCCTCGACCTCGGCGACGTGGCCCGCCACCCTCACCTTCTCGAACACGCGCCGCAGGCGGCCCGTCGCATCGATCACGAACGTGGTGCGCTCCACACCCATGTACGTGCGCCCGTACAGCTGCTTCTCCTTCCAGACACCGTAGCGCTCAGCCACGGCATGGTCCTCATCCGCGAGGAGCGTGAAGGGGAGGTCGTACTTCGCGCGGAACTTCGCGTGGCGCTTCGCCGGGTCGGGGCTGACGCCGAGGATCACGGCGCCGGACTTCCGGAAGCGCGGCATGGCGTCGCGGAAGGAGCAGGCCTGCGTGGTGCAGGTGGTGGTGTCGTCCTTCGGGTAGAAGTACAGCACGACCACCTGGCCGCGCAGCGCCCGCAGCGACAGCGTCTCGCCGGTGTCGGTGGGCAGGGTGAACGCGGGGGCGACGCGGCCGATGGTGGGCATCAGGAGGAGGGTGCGACGTGAGTCGGTGAAGCCGCGCGCGGCGCGGTGCGCCAGCGCCCTACGCCCGCACCTGCCCCGTGTGCAGCGCCTCGCCACCCATCACCACCGCCATGATCGCCTTCTGCACGTGCAGGCGGTTCTCGGCCTCGTCCCAGACGCGGCTCTGCGGGCCGTCGATCACGCCGGCACTCACCTCCTCGCCACGGTGTGCGGGCAGGCAGTGCAGGAAGATCGCGTCCTTCGCCGCCACCGCCATCACCGACTCGTCCACGATCATCCCCGCGAACGCCCTGACCCGCGCCTCGTGCTGCGCCTCCTGGCCCATCGACGCCCAGACGTCGGTGGTGATCACCGTGGCACCGTTCGCCGCCTCGCGCGGATCCCGCACCAGCGCCACCTCGGTCATCTTCTGCGCCCGCGCCAGCAGCACGGGATCGGGATCGTAGCCCTCGGGACAGGCCAGCCGCAGTGCGAACCCGAACGACGCCGCGGCGTCGATCCAGGAGTTCGCCATGTTGTTGCCGTCGCCGATCCACGCCACCACCTGCTTCCGCTCGTCGTTCAGGTGCTGGCGCACCGTCAGCACGTCGGCCAGCACCTGGCAGGGGTGCTGCAGGTCCGTGAGGCCGTTGATCACCGGCACCTGCGCATGCTTGGCGAGGTTCATCACGTCGTCATGCGCGAAGGTGCGGATCATGATCCCGTCCACGTAGCGCGTCAGCACCTGCGCCGTGTCGCTGAGCGGCTCGCCGCGGCCGAGCTGCACGTCGCGGTCGGAGAGGAACAGGGCGTGGCCGCCGAGCTGGAAGGTGCCCACCTCGAACGAGACGCGGGTGCGCGTGGACGACTTCATGAAGAGCATCGCCAGCGTCTTGCCGCGGAGCGGGCGGCGGTCGTACGCGCCGCGGCGCATCCGGTCCGCCAGGCGCAGCAGTGCGTCGAGTTCGTAGCGGTCGAAATCGGGGATCGCGAGGAAGTCGCGGTGTGGACGCTCGACGGACATGGCAGCAGCAGCGGGAGGCGGCGCAGCGGGTTCCCGACCGGGGAACCGGAAAGCAGATGAACCTAGTGGCCGGCGCCCCAGCGTCAACAAAAAACGGGTGTGACGCGCTGCGTTCAGAGGATGTAGCGCCGCAGGTCCTCGTCCTGGCTCACCGCCTCGAGGCGCGTGCGCACCATCGTTGCGTCCACCACGATCCCCTCGCCACCCGCCTCCGGCAGCCCGAACAGGAGGTCCTCGAGCAGCGTGGTCATCACCGTGTGGAGCCGGCGCGCGCCGATGTTCTCCATGCGCGCGTTGCACACCGTCGCGACCCGCGCCAGCTCGGCGATGCCGTCGGGTGCGAAGGCCAGCGTCGCTCCCTCGGCGGCGACCAGCGCCGCGTACTGCCGCGTCAGGGCATGCTCGGGCTCCGTCATGATGCGCACGAAGTCCGACTCGGTGAGCGGCAGCAGCTCCACCCGGATCGGGAAGCGCCCCTGCAACTCCGGGATCAGGTCACTCGGCTTGGCCACGTGAAACGCGCCGGCGGCGATGAAGAGCACATGGTCTGTGCGCACCATGCCGTACTTGGTGCTCACCGTCGATCCTTCCACGATCGGCAGCAGGTCGCGCTGCACCCCCTCGCGCGACACGTCGGGGCCACCCTGCCCGCCGCGCTGGCCGGCGATCTTGTCGATCTCGTCGAGGAAGACGATGCCCGTCTCCTCGGTGCGCTCGATCGCCTCGGCGATGATCTCGTCGCGGTCCAGCATCCGGTCGAACTCCTGCGCCTGCAGCACGCGGCGCGCCTCCGACACCGGCATGCTCCGCTTGCGGGTGCGCTTCGGCAGCACGTCCTTCATCATCTCCTGGAACTGCTCCATGCCCTCGGCCGCGCCGGGTTGCGCCGTCATCCCGAACATCGGCGCGGTGGTGACGGGCACGTCGAGGTCCACCGTGCGCGCCTCGAGCTCGCCGGCGCGCAGCAGCGCCCGCAGCTTCTCACGGGTGCGCTGGTGGCGCTCCTGTTCCACGTCGCTGACCGGGGCGGTGGTGGCGGCCCCCTGCGCGCCGACGAGGAAGATGCTTGGCGGTGCGGCGTCCGCCGCCGGCGTCGCGGTGCCGCCGGCCGCTGGCGTGGGGGCGGGGGCGGGAGCCGGCAGCAACGCATTCAGCAACCGCTCCTCCACGCGCCCCGCCGCATCGGCGGTGATCTCCTGTTCGCGCTCGGAGCGCACGAGGTCCATCGCGTTCTCCACCAGATCGCGCACCATCGACTCCACGTCGCGCCCGACGTAGCCGAC
This genomic interval from Gemmatimonadaceae bacterium contains the following:
- the hslU gene encoding ATP-dependent protease ATPase subunit HslU; translated protein: MPSPRTARALARLADLTPTRIVAELDRYIIGQSAAKKAVAIALRNRWRRQHTDPAIRPEISPNNIILIGPTGCGKTEIARRVSRLASAPFVKVEASKFTEVGYVGRDVESMVRDLVENAMDLVRSEREQEITADAAGRVEERLLNALLPAPAPAPTPAAGGTATPAADAAPPSIFLVGAQGAATTAPVSDVEQERHQRTREKLRALLRAGELEARTVDLDVPVTTAPMFGMTAQPGAAEGMEQFQEMMKDVLPKRTRKRSMPVSEARRVLQAQEFDRMLDRDEIIAEAIERTEETGIVFLDEIDKIAGQRGGQGGPDVSREGVQRDLLPIVEGSTVSTKYGMVRTDHVLFIAAGAFHVAKPSDLIPELQGRFPIRVELLPLTESDFVRIMTEPEHALTRQYAALVAAEGATLAFAPDGIAELARVATVCNARMENIGARRLHTVMTTLLEDLLFGLPEAGGEGIVVDATMVRTRLEAVSQDEDLRRYIL
- the argF gene encoding ornithine carbamoyltransferase; this translates as MSVERPHRDFLAIPDFDRYELDALLRLADRMRRGAYDRRPLRGKTLAMLFMKSSTRTRVSFEVGTFQLGGHALFLSDRDVQLGRGEPLSDTAQVLTRYVDGIMIRTFAHDDVMNLAKHAQVPVINGLTDLQHPCQVLADVLTVRQHLNDERKQVVAWIGDGNNMANSWIDAAASFGFALRLACPEGYDPDPVLLARAQKMTEVALVRDPREAANGATVITTDVWASMGQEAQHEARVRAFAGMIVDESVMAVAAKDAIFLHCLPAHRGEEVSAGVIDGPQSRVWDEAENRLHVQKAIMAVVMGGEALHTGQVRA
- the bcp gene encoding thioredoxin-dependent thiol peroxidase, coding for MPTIGRVAPAFTLPTDTGETLSLRALRGQVVVLYFYPKDDTTTCTTQACSFRDAMPRFRKSGAVILGVSPDPAKRHAKFRAKYDLPFTLLADEDHAVAERYGVWKEKQLYGRTYMGVERTTFVIDATGRLRRVFEKVRVAGHVAEVEAAVAALQAR